The proteins below come from a single Parageobacillus thermoglucosidasius genomic window:
- the cobM gene encoding precorrin-4 C(11)-methyltransferase gives MKLHIIGAGPGAPDLITVKGAQLLQEADAIFYTDSLVNGELIERYRKPEAEVFHTAGMHLEEMVEAMLEKLRQGKKVVRIHTGDPSVYGATLEQIALLKKQGVEIEIVPGVSSVFAAAAAVQAELTVPDLTQTVILTRAEGRTPVPGKEKLEELAKHHCTLALFLSATLTKKVTKALKDAGWSDDTPVIIVYKATWPDQKIVYSTVGTLDEDMRENGIRKHALILAGWALDTAIIERDYRSKLYDKTFTHGYRRGV, from the coding sequence GTGAAATTGCATATTATTGGCGCAGGGCCCGGGGCACCGGACTTGATTACCGTTAAAGGCGCGCAATTGCTCCAAGAAGCGGATGCCATTTTTTACACGGATTCGCTCGTCAATGGCGAACTGATCGAGCGCTATCGAAAGCCAGAAGCCGAAGTGTTTCATACGGCGGGGATGCATTTAGAAGAAATGGTCGAGGCGATGTTGGAAAAACTGAGGCAAGGCAAAAAAGTCGTGCGCATCCATACGGGGGATCCGTCGGTTTACGGAGCGACACTCGAACAAATAGCGCTCTTAAAAAAACAGGGAGTCGAAATCGAAATTGTCCCTGGCGTCAGCTCGGTATTTGCAGCGGCTGCCGCTGTCCAAGCGGAGCTGACCGTTCCGGATTTGACGCAGACGGTCATTTTAACGCGAGCGGAAGGGCGGACGCCGGTCCCAGGGAAGGAAAAACTGGAAGAGCTGGCGAAACATCATTGTACTTTGGCGCTGTTTTTAAGCGCCACATTAACAAAAAAAGTGACAAAGGCGCTGAAAGATGCTGGCTGGAGCGACGATACCCCCGTTATCATCGTGTATAAAGCGACATGGCCAGACCAAAAGATCGTTTATTCCACTGTCGGCACGCTGGATGAGGATATGCGAGAAAACGGCATCCGCAAACATGCGCTTATATTGGCAGGCTGGGCGTTGGATACTGCCATTATTGAGCGCGACTATCGCTCCAAATTGTACGATAAAACGTTCACGCACGGATATCGGCGGGGGGTGTAA
- a CDS encoding cobalt-precorrin 5A hydrolase codes for MYAIVAITKHGTDIARRVGEKLPNADVYYTNKFARGDEEEKGIRLFAGNVRLLLPSLFQTYRGLVLIISLGAVVRMIAPLLKDKKTDPAVVVIDDKGQYVISVLSGHLGGANELTRQVAEILHAQPVITTASDVQKTIAVDLFGRSFGWEWESAEKLTPVSAAVVNEQRVAVVQESGERNWWDYDTPLPNNIHVYHSVGEALAAKPDAALVVTHRLLSKEEEAILQNGVLYRPKVIVLGIGCNRGTTAEEIETVIRETLDELRFSIKSVKAVCTIALKKDEPGLLEVVRKYGWEFIYYTPEELNNVNIEQPSETVYRYTGAYGVSEPAAKLYSGAEKLELVKKKAGNVTISVALLQH; via the coding sequence ATGTATGCGATTGTTGCGATTACGAAGCACGGTACGGACATTGCCCGCCGCGTCGGCGAAAAGCTTCCGAATGCGGATGTATATTATACGAATAAGTTTGCGAGAGGCGACGAAGAAGAAAAAGGAATTCGCTTGTTTGCGGGGAACGTGCGGTTATTATTGCCGTCGCTCTTTCAAACATACCGCGGGCTTGTGCTTATTATTTCGCTCGGCGCGGTCGTGCGGATGATTGCCCCGTTATTAAAGGATAAAAAAACCGATCCGGCAGTTGTCGTTATCGATGATAAAGGACAGTACGTCATTAGCGTGCTTTCTGGGCATCTTGGCGGAGCGAACGAATTGACGCGGCAAGTTGCGGAAATTTTACACGCCCAACCGGTTATTACGACTGCCTCTGATGTACAAAAAACGATTGCCGTTGATTTGTTTGGCCGTTCTTTTGGCTGGGAATGGGAATCCGCCGAAAAGCTGACGCCTGTCAGCGCCGCTGTTGTTAATGAACAGCGCGTTGCTGTAGTGCAGGAGTCAGGAGAGAGAAATTGGTGGGATTACGATACGCCGCTGCCAAACAATATCCATGTTTATCATTCGGTTGGGGAAGCGCTAGCGGCAAAACCGGATGCCGCTCTTGTCGTGACCCATCGCCTGTTGTCGAAAGAGGAAGAAGCGATATTGCAAAACGGCGTTTTGTACCGTCCGAAAGTGATTGTGCTCGGCATCGGCTGCAACCGCGGCACAACAGCGGAAGAAATTGAAACGGTCATTCGCGAAACGTTAGACGAACTCCGTTTTTCCATAAAAAGCGTGAAAGCGGTATGTACGATTGCATTAAAAAAAGACGAGCCGGGACTGCTGGAAGTTGTCCGGAAATACGGATGGGAATTCATTTATTATACTCCGGAAGAATTAAATAACGTAAACATCGAACAACCTTCGGAAACGGTGTACCGCTATACAGGCGCTTACGGTGTCAGCGAGCCGGCAGCGAAGCTATATAGCGGCGCCGAAAAGCTGGAACTAGTTAAGAAAAAGGCGGGCAATGTCACGATTTCGGTGGCACTTTTGCAACATTAA
- a CDS encoding cobyrinate a,c-diamide synthase: MRRIVIAGTESGVGKTTVTIGLMAALRQKGYTVQGFKCGPDYIDPTYHTAVTGRRSRNLDSWMVGHETVQAICAKGCEGADIAIIEGVMGLFDGKRPTTNEGTTAEISVLTKSPVLLVIDCSGMARSAAAIVRGFQTFDKRVRIAGVIANRVGSEGHFRLVKTAIEQECGIPVIGFLQKDDMLHIPERHLGLIPSIERGELDGFFAKLGERVAETVDLNALLKLSEAPALSAPRSYVNVNKSYNVRIAVAKDAAFHFYYPENLELLQAYGAELVFFSPLAGEPLPDDVDGLYIGGGFPEEFAKTLSEQQNVKQSIKAAIESGLPTLAECGGFMFLTEAIETTDGSCYDMVGVIPGRVVMHSKLVALGYREVKGEKGNFLLPEGLRARGHEFHYSTYEAEGGLPFAYETTGLRGVKKDGYQRENLIAGYIHFHFASCPPMVENWLKRCKEVKERG, encoded by the coding sequence ATGCGAAGAATTGTAATCGCCGGAACGGAAAGCGGTGTCGGAAAAACGACTGTAACCATCGGGCTGATGGCGGCGTTAAGGCAAAAAGGCTACACCGTGCAAGGATTTAAATGCGGTCCGGATTATATTGACCCGACCTATCATACCGCCGTCACGGGAAGACGATCGCGCAATCTGGACAGCTGGATGGTCGGCCATGAAACGGTTCAAGCGATTTGCGCCAAAGGCTGTGAAGGGGCGGATATCGCTATTATCGAAGGGGTCATGGGCCTGTTTGATGGAAAACGGCCGACGACAAACGAAGGAACGACGGCGGAGATCAGTGTTTTGACGAAAAGCCCGGTGTTGCTTGTCATCGACTGTTCCGGCATGGCACGGAGCGCGGCGGCGATAGTCCGCGGCTTTCAAACATTTGATAAACGCGTGCGCATTGCGGGAGTGATTGCCAACCGCGTCGGCAGTGAGGGACATTTTCGCCTTGTGAAAACGGCGATTGAACAAGAATGTGGCATTCCGGTGATCGGTTTTTTACAAAAAGATGATATGCTTCACATCCCAGAACGGCATTTAGGCCTTATTCCGTCGATAGAGCGCGGAGAGTTGGATGGCTTTTTTGCAAAATTAGGGGAGCGCGTCGCCGAGACGGTCGACCTTAACGCATTGCTTAAGCTTTCGGAAGCTCCGGCATTGAGCGCGCCGCGATCGTATGTCAATGTTAACAAATCGTATAATGTGCGGATTGCGGTGGCCAAAGACGCGGCGTTTCATTTTTATTATCCGGAAAATTTAGAGCTGTTACAGGCATATGGAGCTGAATTAGTCTTTTTCTCCCCGCTTGCCGGCGAACCGCTGCCGGACGATGTCGATGGGTTGTATATTGGCGGCGGATTTCCCGAAGAGTTCGCCAAAACGCTGTCCGAACAACAAAATGTCAAGCAGTCAATCAAAGCCGCGATCGAAAGCGGGCTTCCGACATTGGCGGAATGCGGGGGATTTATGTTTTTAACCGAAGCCATCGAAACGACGGATGGTTCGTGTTATGACATGGTCGGTGTCATTCCGGGGCGCGTCGTCATGCATTCGAAGCTCGTCGCGCTCGGTTATCGCGAAGTAAAGGGGGAAAAAGGAAATTTTTTGCTTCCGGAAGGATTGCGGGCGCGGGGGCATGAGTTTCATTATTCTACATATGAAGCGGAAGGCGGGCTTCCGTTTGCGTATGAAACAACAGGGCTGCGTGGTGTGAAAAAAGACGGCTATCAGCGGGAAAATTTAATTGCAGGCTATATCCATTTTCATTTTGCTTCTTGCCCGCCAATGGTCGAAAATTGGCTGAAGCGATGTAAGGAGGTGAAGGAACGTGGCTAA
- a CDS encoding cobyric acid synthase produces MAKALPIMFQGTHSDAGKSIIATAFCRIFAENGWKTAPFKSQNMSLNSYVTVDGKEIGRAQGIQAEAAGIVATTDMNPILIKPSREHESQIIVHGRPYKNMRAFAYRNEFFEKGLSIIRKSLDVLMNEYDRLVIEGAGSPAEINLNDRELVNMRVARMANAPVILVGDIERGGVFASLVGTLQLLDQEDRKRIIGVIINKFRGDLALLQPGLDWFEQYTGVPVLGVVPYLEDLHIDAEDSVSLEQMSTAVNPDKDIDIAVIRYPKISNFTDVDPFLAEPDCHVRLVTTAAQLGKPDLLILPGSKNTIEDLLYMKKQGIAEQILTLYKHHSATIVGICGGYQMLGARIRDPFGVETPLKEISGLHLLPLETTLERKKTTVLSEGILTFAGERFLVKGYEIHMGRSQPLDGDYIPFIDVQGRGEGAKSKDDRVLGTYFHDLFHNDAFREALLNNIRRRKGLAPIYGRQSFRTIREQAFDRLANHVKRHVRMDEIEEKMHVFQKEDV; encoded by the coding sequence GTGGCTAAAGCGTTGCCGATTATGTTTCAAGGAACGCATTCCGACGCGGGAAAAAGCATTATCGCCACGGCGTTTTGCCGCATTTTCGCGGAAAACGGCTGGAAAACGGCGCCGTTTAAATCACAAAACATGTCCCTCAACTCGTACGTGACGGTCGATGGCAAAGAAATCGGGCGGGCGCAAGGAATCCAAGCGGAAGCGGCCGGCATTGTCGCAACGACCGATATGAACCCGATTTTAATTAAACCGAGCCGCGAGCATGAATCGCAAATCATCGTGCACGGACGGCCGTATAAAAATATGCGGGCGTTCGCGTACCGCAACGAATTTTTTGAAAAAGGATTGAGCATTATCCGCAAGTCGCTGGACGTTTTAATGAATGAATATGATCGGCTTGTGATTGAAGGGGCGGGAAGCCCAGCGGAAATCAATTTAAATGACCGCGAACTTGTCAACATGCGCGTCGCCCGCATGGCAAACGCGCCGGTAATATTAGTCGGCGATATTGAACGCGGCGGCGTGTTTGCCAGTTTAGTAGGGACGTTGCAGCTGCTTGACCAAGAAGACCGCAAGCGGATCATCGGCGTCATCATTAATAAGTTCCGCGGCGATTTGGCGCTTTTGCAGCCGGGGCTCGACTGGTTTGAACAATATACCGGCGTTCCGGTGTTAGGCGTCGTTCCATATTTAGAAGATTTACATATTGATGCGGAAGACTCGGTTAGTTTAGAACAAATGTCCACGGCCGTCAATCCGGACAAAGACATTGATATTGCGGTGATCCGTTATCCGAAAATCTCTAATTTCACGGATGTCGATCCGTTTTTGGCCGAGCCGGACTGCCATGTCCGGTTGGTGACGACGGCCGCGCAGCTTGGCAAGCCCGATTTGCTTATTTTACCTGGAAGCAAAAATACGATAGAAGATTTGCTATATATGAAGAAACAAGGCATTGCCGAGCAGATTCTAACGCTTTATAAACATCATTCTGCGACGATTGTCGGCATATGCGGCGGCTATCAAATGTTAGGCGCCCGCATTCGCGATCCATTTGGCGTGGAAACGCCGTTAAAGGAAATTTCCGGATTGCATCTTCTGCCGCTGGAAACGACGCTGGAGCGCAAAAAAACAACCGTCCTTTCGGAAGGAATATTGACATTTGCCGGTGAGCGCTTTTTGGTGAAAGGATATGAGATTCATATGGGGCGTTCGCAGCCGCTGGACGGAGATTATATCCCTTTTATCGACGTTCAAGGTCGCGGGGAAGGCGCGAAAAGCAAAGACGATCGGGTGTTAGGCACGTATTTTCACGATCTTTTTCATAACGATGCGTTTCGTGAAGCGCTATTGAATAACATTCGCCGCCGGAAAGGGTTGGCGCCCATTTACGGGCGTCAGTCGTTTCGCACCATCAGAGAACAGGCTTTTGACCGCCTTGCCAATCATGTGAAGCGGCACGTCCGCATGGATGAAATCGAAGAAAAAATGCATGTGTTTCAAAAGGAGGATGTATAA